A genome region from Bufo gargarizans isolate SCDJY-AF-19 chromosome 2, ASM1485885v1, whole genome shotgun sequence includes the following:
- the LOC122929267 gene encoding GDNF family receptor alpha-2-like translates to MGDMKMLLRAPLQYSLLLLAQTSLTLSGSPSASWPHTDCIQANEQCISDQSCSSRLRTLRQCLGGRDRDVLLSSQECKTALEVLQESALYMCRCQRGMKKELQCLQVYWGIHAGLTDGDEFYETSPYEPMTSRLSDIFRLASINSGTEASNMKQNACLDAAKFCNVNDTCKRLRSTFIAVCNTGDNAPCLRRKCHKSLRTFMERIPSSLSYPLLFCPCADKPCAERRRQTIVPSCSFNLPDVPNCLEVWSTCRQDPVCRSRLADFVTNCQSSPQSVSGCVRDNYVACLGAYAGLIGYDVALNFLDSDPHSLSIGPFCSCSGSGDQESMCDLYLKEFTQNRCLRNAIYAFGNGTDIVHKQNIPRPPLTTISSGSEKRHVLPDNQSDSNTLYEMNPDICDSIPNKKNDSSPHLRICVSESQLNAELVPDLRIDEGRSGISRHHASVLSTLVALYFTALF, encoded by the exons CTCAGACCAGCCTCACTCTATCTGGGTCTCCGTCGGCCTCCTGGCCTCACACAGACTGCATCCAAGCGAATGAGCAATGCATTAGCGACCAGTCCTGCAGCTCTCGACTCCGTACATTGAGGCAGTGTCTAGGGGGGAGGGACCGTGATGTCCTCCTATCCAGCCAGGAATGCAAGACTGCTCTGGAGGTGCTTCAGGAGAGTGCCCTTTATATGTGTCGCTGTCAAAGGGGAATGAAGAAGGAGCTTCAATGTCTTCAAGTTTACTGGGGGATCCATGCTGGCCTGACAGATG GAGATGAATTTTATGAAACGTCGCCATATGAACCAATGACCTCCCGTTTATCAGACATCTTTCGCCTGGCATCGATCAACTCTG GCACAGAAGCATCTAACATGAAGCAAAATGCCTGCTTGGATGCCGCTAAATTCTGTAATGTGAATGATACCTGTAAGAGATTACGTTCCACCTTCATCGCGGTATGCAACACAGGAGACAATGCGCCATGTTTACGTCGCAAGTGCCACAAGAGCCTACGTACCTTCATGGAGCGTATCCCTTCAAGCCTGAGCTACCCCCTTCTGTTTTGTCCCTGTGCGGACAAGCCTTGTGCTGAGAGACGCCGCCAAACTATAGTGCCGAGCTGCtccttcaatcttcctgatgttcCTAACTGCTTGGAGGTGTGGTCCACCTGTAGACAGGACCCAGTATGCAG GTCCAGGTTGGCGGATTTTGTGACTAACTGCCAGAGTTCCCCTCAGTCTGTGAGCGGCTGTGTGCGCGATAACTATGTGGCCTGTCTGGGGGCGTACGCTGGGCTGATCG GATATGATGTGGCTCTGAACTTCCTGGACTCGGATCCTCATTCACTTTCCATAGGACCCTTTTGCTCTTGTAGCGGAAGTGGTGACCAGGAATCTATGTGTGACCTGTACTTGAAGGAATTTACACAGAACCGCTGCTTAC GAAATGCCATTTATGCTTTTGGGAATGGTACAGATATTGTCCACAAGCAGAACATCCCTCGACCTCCGCTCACCACCATCTCTTCAGGGAGTGAGAAAAGACACGTCCTCCCAGACAACCAGAGTGACAGTAACACACTGTATGAGATGAACCCTGACATCTGTGATTCCATCCCA AACAAGAAGAATGACAGCTCACCCCACCTCAGGATCTGTGTCTCCGAG TCACAGCTCAACGCGGAGCTTGTACCGGACCTAAGGATAGATGAAGGGCGCTCGGGGATATCTCGGCACCATGCCAGCGTGCTGTCCACCCTCGTGGCGCTATACTTCACCGCTCTCTTCTGA